In a genomic window of Bombina bombina isolate aBomBom1 chromosome 8, aBomBom1.pri, whole genome shotgun sequence:
- the LOC128638570 gene encoding zinc finger protein 93, with protein MFNTTEKEDKEIKFNPSNKSILNSSKPSFYGSECHMVMTSSVQSLHDGMAMKIGNVQKFDILEIPSVKVKEEDKLHQELPISRRELRCSLCFETFQYVSELMFHEQTHSASNHFECQLCGRQFQSTSNLKDHYNVHTGERPYKCELCAKAFTQSSSLLTHKRTHTMEQPYKCEVCGRLFRDASNFIKHKRLHSQSKELGKQAEVKNQILSEKPYGCSYCEKSFKRTSDLKDHERVHTGERPYRCLICQKCFTQSSVLTGHMRIHTGERPFHCDICGKTFNNSSNFKKHQRTHSVQDMLAKVSRDGGFPIQKHPLRSKNGTTYLKGINAVLYSNGLNLNHNGTFEKVIKDEDCVLVMEKDITQGNSDSIPNVDGLPPPSVGEANVTKNKGKKTSELKDQETREQMIFQDAVSRNVVCSSIKVNKKNDCAANGLKPKHSLESHIKPNLTGSLGLCYKTHSSYKDINMLQKTNSEKELHQQIVEENIAKCSQQSKMTNSKDDHVEKESKTLVSVDLDINCEDLAQCELDDRQNLIDSELGNGNDLSESENTLVERTMEHWDLGTDDQFGDDDNEFLEIDAKPYICFVCSKRFKRATDLKEHLRVHTGERPFVCQVCGKGFTQSSALSSHQRIHTGEKPFQCDVCYKRFNNSSNFSKHKRVHTGERPHNCPLCGKSFQEKRRVKRHLKAVHQIQE; from the coding sequence ATGTTCAATACTACAGAGAAAGAAGACAAAGAGATAAAATTTAATCCaagtaataaaagtatattgaacaGTTCAAAACCTTCATTTTATGGATCTGAATGTCACATGGTAATGACCTCATCAGTGCAGTCTCTCCATGATGGCATGGCAATGAAGATCGGAAATGTGCAAAAATTTGATATATTAGAAATTCCATCTGTAAAAGTTAAAGAAGAAGATAAACTTCACCAGGAGCTGCCCATATCCAGAAGGGAACTCAGGTGTAGCCTTTGTTTTGAGACATTTCAGTATGTTTCTGAACTAATGTTTCATGAGCAAACACACAGCGCTTCTAACCATTTTGAATGTCAACTCTGTGGTCGGCAGTTTCAAAGTACTTCCAACTTGAAGGACCATTATAATGTGCACACTGGCGAACGTCCATATAAGTGTGAATTGTGTGCCAAAGCTTTTACTCAATCTTCCTCTCTATTAACACATAAACGCACCCACACAATGGAGCAGCCTTACAAGTGTGAGGTTTGTGGGAGACTTTTTAGAGATGCCTCAAATTTCATTAAACATAAGCGTCTTCACAGCCAATCAAAAGAGCTAGGAAAGCAAGCAGAAGTAAAAAACCAAATCTTGTCTGAGAAACCATATGGATGTTCATATTGTGAAAAATCCTTTAAGCGTACTTCTGATTTGAAAGACCATGAACGAGTACACACCGGGGAGCGACCATACCGTTGTTTGATATGTCAAAAGTGTTTTACTCAGTCTTCAGTTTTAACTGGGCACATGCGTATTCACACCGGGGAAAGGCCCTTTCACTGTGATATATGTGGCAAGACCTTTAATAACTCTTCCAACTTCAAGAAGCACCAACGTACACATTCTGTGCAGGACATGTTGGCAAAAGTTTCCAGAGATGGTGGTTTTCCCATCCAAAAACACCCTCTTCGAAGTAAAAATGGTACCACCTATTTAAAGGGTATCAATGCTGTTCTTTATAGTAATGGTTTAAACTTGAACCATAATGGAACATTTGAAAAAGTGATAAAAGATGAAGACTGTGTACTTGTAATGGAAAAAGATATCACTCAGGGAAATAGTGATAGCATCCCTAATGTAGATGGACTGCCACCCCCCTCTGTTGGAGAAGCAAATGTTACAAAGAACAAAGGCAAAAAAACCTCTGAATTAAAAGACCAGGAAACTAGGGAACAGATGATTTTTCAGGATGCTGTGTCTAGGAATGTTGTGTGTTCTAGTATTAAAGTGAACAAAAAGAATGACTGTGCAGCCAATGGATTGAAGCCTAAACATAGTTTAGAGAGCCATATAAAACCAAATCTAACAGGGTCACTTGGACTTTGCTATAAAACTCACAGTTCATATAAGGACATAAATATGCTCCAAAAGACAAACAGTGAGAAGGAATTACATCAGCAAATAGTGGAGGAGAATATTGCCAAATGTTCCCAACAATCTAAAATGACTAATTCCAAAGATGATCATGTTGAAAAAGAGTCCAAAACTTTAGTTTCTGTCGACCTAGATATAAATTGTGAAGATTTAGCACAATGTGAACTAGATGACAGACAAAACTTAATAGATAGTGAACTTGGCAATGGCAACGACCTATCAGAGTCTGAAAACACATTAGTGGAGAGAACGATGGAACATTGGGACCTGGGTACAGATGATCAATTTGGTGATGATGACAATGAATTTCTTGAGATAGACGCAAAACCCTATATCTGTTTTGTATGTTCTAAGAGATTTAAAAGGGCAACTGACCTAAAGGAGCATTTGCGGGTACATACTGGTGAAAGGCCATTTGTCTGCCAAGTTTGTGGCAAAGGATTTACCCAGTCATCTGCCCTTTCTAGTCACCAGCGCATTCATACTGGTGAAAAGCCCTTCCAGTGTGATGTGTGTTACAAAAGGTTCAATAACTCTTCCAACTTCTCTAAGCACAAGCGAGTACATACTGGAGAACGCCCTCATAATTGCCCACTGTGCGGAAAGAGCTTCCAGGAAAAGCGTAGGGTAAAGAGGCACCTAAAAGCTGTTCATCAAATTCAAGAGTAA